From the bacterium genome, one window contains:
- a CDS encoding heavy metal translocating P-type ATPase, translated as MAKPPGTESIACGCGGEACATAAPVAGAPSRWRGRAPVLITAASGLALATAFALHAALAGWRPAFGAETGPMPPAVTALYLLAVLAGFWLVAPRAWRSLVRLRPDMNLLMTLAVLGALLLGDHFEAATVSFLFAFSLLLESWSVGRARRAIAKLLALAPERARVLREGQIESLVPVEFVAVGARLRVLAGERIPLDGVLRAGQGTVDQSPITGESLPVAKLPGDAVFAGCVNGEGLLEIEVSHTARESLLARILREVEGARARRAQAERWVDRFARVYTPAMLALAALLALLPPLVAGGDWARWLYQALVLLVIACPCALVISTPVSIVAGLARAAREGVLIKGGAYLELPARLAAIAFDKTGTLSRGRLSLARVLPAADLAEDELLALAAGLEARSGHPLAAAVGEAASARGLTVRAAEALATLPGRGLEGRVAGRTYWLGSPAWMAELGRPLGALAAEGTALERSGHSLLVLADEERVLGLLAARDALRPEAPAALAALARLGLARQEVLSGDSEAAAQALAPAFSAAGAAPTIRAGLLPAEKAAAVRALRAAGPVAMVGDGINDAPALAEADLGIAMGAIGTDAAIETADIALMTDHLDRLPWLVAHSRRVLGVIRQNVALALGLKLLFLGLALAGQATLWMAIVADMGASLLVIGNGLRLLGAPGAARYSAKQARPA; from the coding sequence TCACCGCGGCCAGCGGGCTCGCGCTCGCGACGGCCTTCGCGCTGCACGCGGCGCTGGCCGGCTGGCGCCCCGCCTTCGGTGCCGAGACGGGGCCGATGCCCCCCGCCGTGACAGCACTCTACCTGCTTGCGGTCCTCGCCGGCTTCTGGCTGGTCGCACCGCGCGCCTGGCGCTCCCTCGTCCGCCTGCGACCGGACATGAACCTGCTGATGACGCTGGCCGTGCTCGGCGCGCTGCTGCTCGGCGACCACTTCGAGGCGGCCACGGTGAGCTTCCTCTTCGCCTTCAGCCTGCTGCTCGAGTCCTGGAGCGTGGGGCGCGCGCGGCGCGCGATCGCCAAGCTGCTCGCGCTCGCGCCCGAGCGGGCCCGCGTGCTCCGCGAGGGCCAGATCGAGTCGCTGGTGCCCGTGGAGTTCGTCGCCGTCGGCGCGCGCCTGCGCGTGCTGGCGGGCGAGCGCATCCCCCTCGACGGCGTCCTGCGCGCGGGCCAGGGCACGGTGGACCAGTCGCCGATCACGGGCGAGTCGCTGCCCGTGGCCAAGCTGCCGGGCGACGCCGTCTTCGCCGGCTGCGTGAACGGCGAGGGCCTGCTCGAGATCGAGGTCTCGCACACGGCGCGCGAGAGCCTGCTCGCGCGCATCCTGCGCGAAGTCGAGGGCGCGCGGGCGCGCCGCGCCCAGGCCGAGCGCTGGGTGGACCGCTTCGCGCGCGTCTACACGCCGGCGATGCTCGCCCTGGCGGCGCTGCTCGCTCTGCTGCCGCCGCTGGTGGCAGGCGGCGACTGGGCGCGCTGGCTCTACCAGGCGCTGGTGCTCCTGGTGATCGCCTGCCCCTGCGCGCTGGTGATCTCCACGCCCGTGAGCATCGTGGCCGGTCTCGCCCGCGCGGCGCGCGAGGGCGTGCTCATCAAGGGCGGCGCCTACCTGGAGCTGCCGGCGCGGCTCGCGGCCATCGCTTTCGACAAGACGGGCACGCTCAGCCGTGGCCGCCTGTCGCTCGCGCGCGTCCTGCCCGCGGCGGATCTCGCCGAGGACGAACTGCTGGCCCTCGCCGCGGGGCTCGAGGCGCGCAGCGGCCATCCCCTGGCCGCGGCCGTTGGCGAGGCGGCCTCCGCGCGCGGCCTCACCGTGCGCGCTGCCGAAGCGCTGGCCACGCTGCCCGGCCGCGGGCTCGAGGGCCGCGTGGCCGGCCGCACTTACTGGCTCGGCAGTCCGGCCTGGATGGCCGAGCTCGGCCGGCCGCTGGGTGCGCTCGCGGCCGAAGGAACGGCACTCGAGCGCTCGGGCCACAGCCTGCTCGTGCTCGCCGACGAGGAGCGCGTGCTCGGCCTGCTCGCCGCGCGTGACGCCCTGCGCCCCGAGGCGCCGGCCGCCCTCGCCGCGCTCGCGCGGCTCGGCCTCGCGCGCCAGGAAGTGCTGAGCGGCGACAGCGAGGCGGCCGCGCAGGCGCTGGCCCCCGCCTTCTCGGCAGCAGGCGCCGCGCCGACGATCCGCGCCGGGCTCCTGCCCGCCGAGAAGGCCGCCGCCGTGCGCGCGCTGCGCGCGGCCGGCCCCGTGGCCATGGTCGGCGACGGCATCAACGACGCGCCCGCTCTCGCCGAGGCCGACCTCGGCATCGCCATGGGCGCGATCGGCACCGACGCCGCGATCGAGACGGCCGACATCGCCCTGATGACGGACCACCTGGACCGCCTGCCCTGGCTGGTCGCGCACTCGCGGCGCGTGCTCGGGGTGATCCGCCAGAACGTGGCGCTGGCGCTGGGGCTCAAGCTCCTCTTCCTCGGCCTCGCGCTGGCCGGCCAGGCGACGCTCTGGATGGCCATCGTCGCCGACATGGGCGCCTCGCTGCTCGTGATCGGCAACGGGCTGCGCCTCCTCGGCGCGCCGGGCGCGGCGCGGTACTCGGCCAAGCAAGCGCGCCCTGCCTGA